One region of Pseudomonas sp. B21-040 genomic DNA includes:
- a CDS encoding IS3 family transposase, with protein sequence MNERKVYTREFKLHAASMVLDDNCPVSDVCASLDIGPTALRRWVDQVRKEREGQPVKGTKAITEDQRQIQELKAKIKRMEMEADILKKATALLMSDPDRFR encoded by the coding sequence ATGAACGAAAGAAAGGTCTATACGCGCGAGTTCAAGCTTCATGCTGCCAGCATGGTGCTTGATGATAACTGCCCGGTTTCAGATGTTTGTGCATCGCTGGATATCGGGCCCACCGCTTTACGGCGCTGGGTCGATCAGGTTCGTAAGGAACGTGAAGGGCAGCCAGTCAAAGGCACCAAGGCAATCACCGAAGATCAGCGCCAGATCCAGGAACTAAAAGCCAAGATCAAGCGCATGGAGATGGAAGCCGATATCCTAAAAAAGGCTACCGCTCTCTTGATGTCGGATCCCGATCGTTTTCGATGA
- a CDS encoding accessory factor UbiK family protein — translation MLAPKDFLDALTGTASRLFSGETPLPKSEIESQFKALLQSGFSKLDLVSREEFDSQMVVLARTRARLESLEAKVAELEAKLNPPAE, via the coding sequence ATGCTCGCGCCCAAAGACTTCCTCGACGCCCTGACGGGCACCGCCTCCCGCCTCTTCAGCGGCGAAACCCCGCTGCCGAAAAGCGAAATCGAAAGCCAGTTCAAGGCGTTGTTGCAGAGCGGTTTCAGCAAGCTCGACCTGGTCAGCCGGGAAGAATTTGATAGTCAGATGGTTGTACTCGCACGCACCCGGGCACGGCTGGAAAGTCTTGAGGCGAAAGTGGCGGAGCTTGAAGCGAAGCTGAATCCGCCGGCTGAGTAA
- a CDS encoding HigA family addiction module antitoxin, protein MNTNGMRPIHPGEILEKEFLEPWGISVADLQGRVRMSPFELRELMAQNIRVGPELAKKLSIHLNTTIEFWLNLQSTHDVRIAEIGRG, encoded by the coding sequence ATGAACACAAATGGAATGCGGCCGATTCATCCCGGCGAAATCCTTGAGAAGGAGTTTCTTGAGCCGTGGGGTATTTCGGTGGCTGATCTTCAGGGCCGGGTGCGGATGTCCCCGTTTGAATTGCGTGAGTTGATGGCGCAGAACATCCGTGTCGGCCCTGAACTAGCCAAGAAGCTTTCCATTCACCTGAACACCACAATCGAATTCTGGCTGAATCTGCAATCGACCCACGATGTGCGGATCGCCGAAATTGGCCGTGGTTGA
- the sutA gene encoding transcriptional regulator SutA: MSDDDLENDDLEVGDDDETEEGLEAAAEDVAEDDGGDAPVPTAKGKAKAAVSVDELPSVEAKNKERDALARAMEEFLAKGGKVQEVEANVVADPPKKPDNKYGSRPI, encoded by the coding sequence ATGAGCGACGATGATCTGGAAAACGACGACCTCGAAGTAGGCGACGACGACGAAACCGAAGAAGGTCTGGAAGCAGCGGCCGAAGACGTCGCTGAAGACGATGGCGGTGATGCGCCCGTTCCGACTGCAAAAGGCAAAGCCAAGGCTGCGGTATCGGTCGATGAGCTGCCGAGCGTTGAAGCCAAAAACAAGGAGCGCGATGCTCTCGCGCGGGCCATGGAAGAGTTTTTGGCCAAGGGCGGCAAGGTGCAGGAAGTGGAGGCCAACGTGGTCGCCGATCCTCCCAAGAAGCCTGATAACAAGTACGGCAGCCGGCCTATCTAA
- the xerC gene encoding tyrosine recombinase XerC has protein sequence MERQLDAYCEHLRSERQVSPHTLYAYRRDLDKVLGWCAKQNIDSWAALDIQRLRSLIARLHAQGQSSRSLARLLSAVRGLYHYLNREGLCDHDPANGLAPPKGERRLPKTLDTDRALQLLEGAVEDDFLARRDQAILELFYSSGLRLSELTGLNLDQLDLADGMVQVLGKGSKTRLLPVGKKAREALEQWLPLRAMTNPADDAVFVSQQGRRLGPRAIQVRVKAAGERELGQNLHPHMLRHSFASHLLESSQDLRAVQELLGHSDIKTTQIYTHLDFQHLATVYDSAHPRAKRMKGDDS, from the coding sequence ATGGAAAGGCAACTGGACGCTTACTGCGAACACCTGCGCAGTGAGCGGCAGGTGTCGCCTCACACGCTGTACGCCTACCGCCGCGACCTCGACAAAGTGCTTGGCTGGTGCGCTAAACAGAACATCGACAGCTGGGCCGCGCTGGACATCCAGCGCCTGCGTAGCCTGATCGCCCGCCTGCATGCACAAGGCCAGTCATCGCGTAGCCTGGCGCGACTGTTATCGGCGGTGCGCGGGCTGTATCACTATCTGAATCGCGAAGGCCTTTGCGACCACGACCCGGCCAACGGTCTGGCGCCGCCCAAGGGTGAGCGTCGCCTGCCGAAAACCCTCGACACCGACCGCGCGCTGCAATTGCTGGAAGGCGCCGTCGAGGATGATTTCCTGGCGCGACGGGACCAGGCCATTCTGGAGTTGTTCTATTCCTCGGGATTGCGCCTTTCCGAACTGACCGGGCTCAATCTGGATCAGCTGGATCTGGCCGATGGCATGGTTCAAGTGCTCGGCAAGGGCAGCAAGACCCGCTTGCTGCCTGTGGGTAAAAAGGCTCGCGAAGCGCTGGAACAGTGGCTGCCGTTGCGGGCCATGACCAACCCTGCGGACGACGCGGTGTTTGTCAGCCAGCAAGGCCGGCGCCTCGGCCCCCGGGCCATTCAGGTGCGGGTCAAAGCTGCCGGCGAGCGCGAGCTGGGGCAAAACCTGCACCCGCACATGCTGCGACACTCCTTTGCCAGCCACTTGCTCGAGTCCTCGCAGGACCTGCGCGCGGTGCAGGAATTACTTGGCCACTCGGACATCAAGACCACCCAGATCTACACCCACCTGGACTTCCAGCACCTGGCCACGGTTTACGACAGCGCCCATCCACGGGCCAAACGCATGAAAGGCGACGACTCATGA
- a CDS encoding SrfA family protein, giving the protein MRGALLRSGKSGSFTALGETGQPVYRAALQLREAIRRKNPEMVDHLAIPQSDELGNQIDWYSGLEGDVIPWSSATEEERVPARLQLESLKTALDELSQRYLGTDPAEQQQGDKAVFGKLLKRVIHFPDENFVYLVQGKPVLTFWGFEHAGTDRNRDPLHCLTQAAPVFTLPPVVEAAPVVAPIVPVVARPWWRRWWWLLLLPFLLLLLWLLLGLRGCVPIPRVAVDLLPEGVVPVERQLEEPPLTGNATTLNGVPVTGTVTGTTTGTAVTGTHGVEAPAVEGNEADAASADLGKNPGIDPGKDQGKDPAKDPAAESPATAPENKTAPPAVSPSEAEKSAAAKPGPPLSIPPDAADGAAKFLDGQFRAGAGIQDRRTGKPLRLEYQLKDGKGEVTVHQADGTKCSGPVSATMKGGSLAIDSQGQAVCADGSTYDMPKVNCRKGATTVADCTGGYGKEQFPMSMRHVAE; this is encoded by the coding sequence ATGCGCGGGGCACTATTACGCAGCGGTAAGAGCGGGTCATTCACTGCCCTGGGCGAAACAGGTCAACCGGTCTACCGGGCGGCCCTGCAATTGCGCGAAGCCATTCGTCGCAAGAATCCCGAAATGGTCGATCATCTGGCCATCCCTCAAAGCGATGAACTCGGCAACCAGATCGACTGGTACAGCGGCCTCGAGGGCGATGTCATCCCGTGGAGCAGCGCGACCGAAGAAGAACGCGTCCCTGCCCGCCTCCAACTTGAATCCTTGAAGACAGCGCTCGACGAATTGAGCCAGCGCTACCTGGGCACTGATCCGGCCGAACAGCAGCAGGGCGACAAAGCCGTGTTCGGCAAGTTGCTCAAGCGCGTCATTCATTTCCCTGACGAAAACTTCGTCTACCTGGTGCAAGGCAAACCGGTACTGACCTTTTGGGGTTTCGAGCACGCGGGCACCGACCGCAATCGCGATCCCCTGCACTGCCTGACTCAGGCTGCGCCCGTGTTCACCCTGCCACCCGTGGTCGAAGCAGCGCCCGTTGTCGCGCCGATCGTGCCAGTGGTGGCTCGCCCGTGGTGGCGACGCTGGTGGTGGCTGTTGCTGCTGCCTTTCTTGCTGCTGTTGTTGTGGCTACTCTTGGGTTTACGCGGTTGCGTGCCGATTCCACGGGTGGCGGTTGATCTGCTTCCAGAGGGCGTCGTGCCCGTTGAAAGACAACTGGAAGAGCCACCATTGACCGGCAATGCCACGACATTGAATGGCGTCCCCGTGACAGGCACTGTCACAGGGACCACCACCGGCACCGCCGTGACGGGGACTCATGGTGTCGAAGCGCCAGCCGTCGAGGGTAACGAGGCTGATGCCGCGAGCGCCGACTTGGGCAAAAATCCAGGCATAGATCCAGGCAAAGATCAGGGTAAAGACCCGGCCAAAGACCCGGCAGCCGAATCGCCGGCCACGGCACCTGAAAACAAAACCGCTCCGCCTGCTGTCTCACCATCCGAGGCAGAAAAATCCGCCGCCGCAAAACCTGGCCCTCCCCTGAGCATTCCGCCAGACGCCGCTGACGGTGCCGCCAAGTTCCTCGACGGTCAGTTCCGCGCCGGTGCTGGCATTCAGGATCGTCGCACCGGCAAACCGCTGCGCCTGGAGTACCAACTCAAGGACGGCAAGGGCGAAGTCACCGTGCACCAGGCCGACGGCACCAAATGCAGCGGGCCGGTGAGCGCTACCATGAAGGGTGGCAGCCTGGCCATCGACAGCCAGGGTCAGGCCGTATGTGCCGATGGCAGCACTTACGACATGCCCAAGGTCAACTGCCGCAAAGGGGCGACCACAGTCGCAGACTGCACCGGCGGTTACGGCAAAGAACAATTCCCCATGTCCATGCGGCACGTGGCCGAATAA
- a CDS encoding secondary thiamine-phosphate synthase enzyme YjbQ, translating to MWQQTLITLRARPRGFHLVTDELLAGLPELKACRVGLLHLWLQHTSASLTINENADPAVRRDFERFFNRLIPQGTDGYEHNDEGLDDLPAHFKASVLGCQLSLPISAGRLALGTWQGVYLGEHRDFGGARKVLATVHGEEA from the coding sequence ATGTGGCAACAGACTCTGATTACTCTGCGGGCAAGGCCCCGGGGCTTTCATCTGGTAACGGACGAGTTACTCGCCGGCCTGCCTGAACTCAAGGCGTGTCGGGTCGGTCTGTTGCATTTGTGGCTACAGCATACCTCGGCGTCGTTGACCATCAACGAGAACGCCGATCCGGCGGTACGTCGCGACTTCGAACGGTTTTTCAATCGTCTGATCCCACAAGGAACAGACGGCTATGAGCATAACGACGAAGGCCTGGACGACCTCCCGGCGCACTTCAAGGCCAGCGTGCTTGGCTGTCAGCTCAGTTTGCCGATCTCGGCAGGCCGACTGGCGTTGGGTACCTGGCAAGGCGTTTATCTGGGCGAGCACCGTGATTTTGGCGGTGCCCGTAAAGTCCTTGCCACCGTGCACGGTGAAGAGGCATGA
- a CDS encoding ammonium transporter yields the protein MTLRKFAGLGALLSIVMPGLALAADPVAPPVLNSGDTAWMLTSTALVLFMTIPGLALFYGGMVRSKNILSVMMQCFAITGLVTILWFLYGYSMAFDTTGMEAGVVNYNSFVGSLAKAFLAGITPSSITGPAALFPEAVFVTYQMTFAIITPALIVGAFAERMKFSAMLVFMGLWFTVVYAPIAHMVWSGPGSLLGDWGVLDFAGGTVVHINAGIAGLVACLVLGKRKGFPSTPMAPHNLGYTLMGAAMLWVGWFGFNAGSAAAANGTAGMAMLVTQIATAAAALGWMFAEWVTHGKPSALGIASGVVAGLVAITPAAGTVGPMGSLIIGLAAGVVCFFCATTLKRKLGYDDSLDAFGVHGIGGILGAILTGVFAAPSLGGFGTVTDIAAQVWIQCKGVGFTVIYTAIATFVILKVVDAVMGLRINEEEEAVGIDLALHNERGYNV from the coding sequence ATGACTCTGCGTAAATTCGCAGGGCTTGGAGCCCTGTTGTCCATCGTAATGCCCGGCCTGGCTTTGGCGGCAGATCCGGTGGCACCTCCAGTCCTGAACTCCGGCGACACCGCCTGGATGCTGACCTCGACAGCCCTCGTGCTGTTCATGACCATTCCCGGCCTCGCGCTGTTCTACGGTGGCATGGTCCGGTCCAAAAACATTCTTTCCGTGATGATGCAGTGCTTCGCCATCACCGGTCTGGTCACTATCCTGTGGTTCCTTTATGGCTACAGCATGGCGTTTGACACGACAGGTATGGAAGCAGGCGTCGTCAACTACAACTCCTTTGTCGGCAGTCTCGCCAAGGCTTTCCTCGCCGGTATCACACCGTCGAGCATTACCGGGCCTGCAGCGCTGTTCCCTGAGGCGGTTTTCGTCACCTATCAGATGACCTTTGCGATCATCACCCCGGCGCTGATCGTCGGTGCGTTCGCTGAGAGGATGAAGTTCTCCGCGATGCTGGTCTTCATGGGCCTGTGGTTCACCGTGGTTTATGCGCCAATCGCGCACATGGTCTGGAGCGGTCCGGGTTCGCTGTTGGGCGATTGGGGCGTGCTGGACTTCGCCGGTGGCACCGTGGTGCACATCAACGCCGGTATTGCAGGGCTTGTAGCGTGCCTGGTACTGGGCAAGCGTAAAGGCTTCCCGAGCACTCCGATGGCTCCGCACAACCTCGGTTACACCCTGATGGGCGCGGCCATGTTGTGGGTCGGCTGGTTCGGCTTCAACGCCGGTTCCGCGGCTGCCGCCAACGGCACTGCCGGTATGGCGATGCTGGTTACCCAAATCGCAACCGCTGCCGCTGCACTGGGCTGGATGTTCGCCGAGTGGGTCACCCACGGCAAACCAAGCGCGCTGGGTATCGCCTCGGGTGTGGTCGCCGGTCTGGTGGCAATTACTCCGGCTGCCGGCACCGTCGGCCCGATGGGTTCGCTGATCATCGGTCTGGCAGCAGGCGTGGTGTGCTTCTTCTGCGCCACGACCCTGAAACGCAAACTCGGCTATGACGACTCCCTGGACGCCTTCGGTGTACACGGTATCGGCGGTATCCTCGGCGCGATCCTGACCGGTGTGTTCGCTGCACCGTCCCTGGGTGGCTTCGGCACCGTGACCGACATCGCCGCACAAGTGTGGATTCAGTGCAAAGGCGTAGGCTTCACCGTGATTTACACCGCCATCGCCACGTTCGTCATCCTCAAGGTAGTGGATGCGGTGATGGGCCTGCGGATCAACGAAGAAGAAGAAGCGGTGGGCATCGACCTGGCACTTCACAACGAACGCGGCTACAACGTGTAA
- the glnK gene encoding P-II family nitrogen regulator — MKLVTAIIKPFKLDDVRESLSEIGVQGITVTEVKGFGRQKGHTELYRGAEYVVDFLPKVKIDVAIDDKDLDRVIEAITKAANTGKIGDGKIFVVNLEQAIRIRTGETDTDAI, encoded by the coding sequence ATGAAGCTAGTCACTGCCATCATCAAGCCGTTCAAACTGGACGACGTACGCGAGTCGCTGTCCGAGATCGGCGTGCAGGGCATTACCGTTACTGAAGTCAAAGGCTTCGGTCGGCAGAAGGGTCACACCGAGCTGTATCGCGGCGCGGAGTACGTGGTCGATTTTCTGCCCAAGGTGAAGATCGATGTCGCCATTGATGACAAGGATCTGGACCGGGTTATCGAGGCGATAACCAAGGCCGCCAACACCGGCAAGATCGGTGACGGCAAGATCTTTGTGGTGAATCTGGAACAGGCGATTCGCATCCGTACCGGCGAAACCGATACCGACGCGATTTAA
- a CDS encoding YifB family Mg chelatase-like AAA ATPase, translated as MSLSIVHSRAQIGVDAPAVTVEVHLANGLPSLTMVGLPEAAVKESKDRVRSAIINSGLQFPARRITLNLAPADLPKDGGRFDLAIALGILSASVQVPTLTLDDVECLGELALSGAVRAVRGVLPAALAARKAGRSLMVPRANAEEACLASGLKVIAVDHLLEAVAHFNGHTPVEPYVSNGLLYASKPYPDLNEVQGQLSAKRALLIAAAGAHNLLFSGPPGTGKTLLASRLPGLLPPLVENEALEVAAIQSVSSCVPLSHWPQRPFRQPHHSASGPALVGGGSKPQPGEITLAHHGVLFLDELPEFDRKVLEVLREPLESGHIVISRAKDRVRFPARFQLVAAMNPCPCGYLGEPSGKCSCTPDMVQRYRNKLSGPLLDRIDLHLTVAREATALNPALKPGDDTATAAVLVADARERQHKRQGCANAFLDLPGLRKHCTLSTADENWLESACERLTLSLRAAHRLLKVARTLADLEQTDEIKREHLAEALQYRPSAN; from the coding sequence ATGTCCCTCTCCATCGTCCACAGCCGCGCCCAAATCGGCGTGGATGCGCCTGCCGTTACCGTTGAAGTCCACCTGGCCAACGGTTTGCCATCCCTGACCATGGTCGGTTTGCCGGAGGCGGCGGTGAAGGAAAGCAAGGACCGCGTACGCAGCGCGATCATCAATTCCGGACTGCAATTCCCGGCGCGGCGCATCACGTTGAATCTCGCCCCGGCGGATTTGCCCAAGGACGGTGGCCGGTTTGATCTGGCGATTGCCTTGGGGATTCTGTCCGCCAGTGTGCAGGTGCCGACGTTGACGCTGGATGATGTGGAATGCCTGGGAGAGCTCGCGCTCTCGGGCGCTGTACGAGCCGTGCGTGGGGTATTGCCGGCGGCATTGGCGGCGCGTAAGGCCGGGCGGTCGCTAATGGTGCCGCGGGCAAATGCCGAAGAGGCATGCCTTGCCTCAGGGCTTAAGGTGATCGCGGTGGATCATTTGCTGGAAGCGGTCGCGCATTTTAATGGGCACACACCGGTCGAGCCTTACGTTTCCAATGGTTTGCTCTACGCCAGCAAACCCTATCCCGACCTCAATGAAGTGCAGGGGCAACTCTCGGCCAAACGCGCCTTGCTGATTGCCGCGGCAGGGGCACATAACCTGTTGTTCAGCGGGCCGCCGGGGACTGGGAAAACGTTGTTGGCCAGCCGTCTTCCGGGATTGTTACCGCCACTGGTTGAAAATGAGGCACTGGAGGTCGCGGCAATCCAGTCAGTTTCCAGTTGCGTGCCCTTGAGCCATTGGCCACAACGACCGTTCCGCCAACCTCATCACTCAGCCTCCGGACCGGCATTGGTTGGCGGCGGTTCGAAACCGCAACCTGGCGAAATCACCCTCGCCCACCACGGCGTACTGTTCCTCGACGAACTCCCGGAATTCGATCGCAAGGTATTGGAGGTGTTAAGGGAGCCGCTGGAATCCGGCCATATCGTGATTTCCCGGGCCAAGGACCGTGTGAGATTCCCCGCCCGCTTTCAATTGGTCGCGGCGATGAATCCTTGCCCCTGTGGATATCTTGGCGAACCGAGCGGCAAATGCAGTTGTACGCCGGACATGGTCCAGCGCTACCGCAACAAACTGTCAGGCCCATTGCTGGACCGAATCGACCTGCATCTGACTGTTGCCCGGGAAGCCACGGCGCTCAATCCGGCGCTTAAACCCGGTGACGACACCGCCACCGCAGCGGTACTAGTGGCTGACGCACGAGAACGGCAACACAAGCGCCAGGGCTGCGCCAATGCGTTCCTCGATCTGCCGGGTTTGCGCAAACATTGCACGTTATCCACAGCCGACGAAAACTGGCTGGAATCCGCTTGTGAAAGATTGACGCTGTCGCTGAGAGCCGCACATCGGCTGCTTAAAGTAGCCCGAACGCTGGCGGATCTTGAGCAAACCGATGAGATAAAGCGCGAGCACCTGGCCGAGGCATTGCAGTACCGGCCGAGTGCAAATTGA
- a CDS encoding HAD family hydrolase has product MTLQLITFDLDDTLWDTAPVILSAEAVLREWLTEHAPSLGAVPVEHLWAIRERILGNEPGLKHRISALRRRVLFHALEEAGYDHDQANDLADKSFEVFLHARHQINVFPEVEPTLQMLAKHYALGVVTNGNADVRRLGLADYFKFALCAEDIGIAKPDARLFHEALQRGGATPETAVHIGDHPGDDIAGAQQAGMRAIWFNPTGKAWEADTAPDAQIRSLTELPALLALWNSRH; this is encoded by the coding sequence ATGACCCTGCAATTGATCACCTTCGACCTCGACGACACCTTGTGGGACACCGCCCCGGTGATCCTCAGCGCCGAAGCCGTATTGCGTGAATGGCTGACCGAGCATGCGCCGAGCCTTGGAGCGGTGCCGGTGGAGCATTTGTGGGCGATCCGCGAGCGAATCCTGGGCAATGAGCCAGGCCTCAAGCACCGCATCAGCGCGTTGCGTCGCCGCGTGTTGTTCCATGCACTGGAAGAGGCCGGTTACGACCATGACCAGGCAAACGATCTTGCCGATAAAAGCTTCGAAGTGTTTTTGCATGCGCGACATCAGATCAACGTGTTCCCCGAAGTCGAGCCGACGCTGCAGATGCTGGCCAAACATTACGCCTTGGGCGTGGTCACCAATGGCAATGCCGATGTGCGCCGATTAGGGCTGGCGGATTACTTCAAGTTTGCCTTGTGCGCCGAAGACATCGGCATCGCCAAACCCGATGCACGCCTGTTTCATGAAGCACTGCAACGCGGAGGGGCTACACCCGAGACGGCGGTGCATATCGGCGATCATCCGGGTGATGACATTGCTGGCGCGCAGCAGGCGGGGATGCGAGCGATCTGGTTCAACCCGACCGGAAAAGCCTGGGAAGCCGATACGGCACCGGATGCACAGATTCGCAGCCTGACTGAATTGCCGGCGTTGTTGGCCCTGTGGAACTCCCGACACTAA